A single Gammaproteobacteria bacterium DNA region contains:
- the lon gene encoding endopeptidase La, protein PEKLADLVAGHLGVEVDEKQRLLETLSIEDRLERVYAHMQGEMSVLQVEKKIKTRVKSQMERTQREYYLNEQMKAIQRELGDGDDGANEVAELEEKIAETKLSPEAREKVEAEVKKLKSMSPMSAEATVVRNYLDWILAIPWGVKTRVKKDLTRAQKVLDDDHYGLEKVKERIVEFLAVQQRSKKLKGPILCLVGPPGVGKTSLGKSVARATGREFIRISLGGVRDESEIRGHRRTYIGSMPGKIVQNLAKAGVRNPLFLLDEIDKMSMDFRGDPSSALLEVLDPEQNATFADHYLEVDFDLSDIMFVCTANSLNIPAPLLDRMEVIRLPGYTEDEKMNIARRYLVPKQMKHNGLREEELNIADPALRDVIRFYTREAGVRNLEREISKVCRKVVKSLLLKTEQKVTRITARSLNKYLGVRRFRYGRAEENDQIGQVTGLAWTEVGGELLTIEAATVGGKGKLIHTGQLGDVMQESIQAAMTVVRSRAKVLGVDEEFHQKMDVHVHVPEGATPKDGPSAGVGMCTALVSSLTRIPVRSDVAMTGEITLRGEVLPIGGLKEKLLAAHRGGINTVLIPIENEKDLADIPKNIKDKLEIRCVKWIDQVLEVALQHPPVVSKGGKGGKERSEKSQSESSDTVRPH, encoded by the coding sequence CCGGAAAAGCTGGCCGATCTGGTCGCCGGGCATCTGGGTGTTGAGGTTGACGAAAAGCAGCGGTTGTTGGAAACCCTGTCGATCGAGGATCGTCTGGAACGGGTCTATGCGCATATGCAGGGCGAAATGTCGGTCTTGCAGGTAGAGAAAAAGATCAAGACCCGCGTGAAATCCCAAATGGAACGCACGCAGCGCGAATACTATCTGAATGAACAGATGAAGGCCATTCAGCGAGAGCTGGGCGATGGCGACGATGGCGCAAACGAGGTCGCCGAACTGGAAGAAAAAATTGCCGAGACCAAGCTTTCGCCAGAAGCGCGCGAAAAGGTCGAGGCCGAAGTCAAGAAGCTGAAGTCGATGTCACCGATGTCGGCAGAGGCGACAGTTGTGCGCAACTATCTGGACTGGATCCTTGCTATCCCGTGGGGCGTCAAAACCCGCGTGAAAAAGGATCTGACCCGCGCTCAGAAAGTGCTGGATGACGATCACTACGGTCTGGAAAAGGTCAAAGAGCGGATCGTCGAATTTCTGGCTGTTCAGCAGCGGTCGAAGAAGCTGAAAGGCCCGATCCTGTGTCTTGTCGGACCACCGGGCGTGGGCAAGACATCCTTGGGCAAGTCGGTTGCGCGGGCAACGGGGCGCGAGTTCATCCGCATCTCTCTTGGTGGCGTGCGCGACGAAAGCGAAATTCGCGGCCACCGGCGCACCTATATCGGTTCGATGCCCGGCAAGATCGTGCAAAACCTGGCCAAGGCAGGCGTGCGCAATCCACTGTTTTTGCTTGATGAAATCGACAAGATGTCGATGGATTTCCGTGGCGATCCGTCATCGGCGCTGCTCGAAGTGCTCGATCCGGAACAGAACGCCACCTTTGCCGATCACTATCTCGAGGTCGATTTCGACCTGTCCGACATCATGTTTGTGTGTACCGCCAACAGCCTGAACATTCCGGCGCCACTGCTGGACCGGATGGAAGTAATCCGGCTGCCTGGTTACACCGAAGACGAAAAAATGAACATAGCGCGGCGCTACCTGGTGCCGAAACAGATGAAGCACAATGGCCTGCGCGAAGAGGAGCTGAATATTGCCGACCCGGCGCTGCGTGATGTCATCCGTTTCTATACGCGTGAGGCGGGCGTGCGTAATCTCGAGCGAGAAATTTCCAAGGTGTGCCGCAAGGTAGTCAAGAGCCTGTTGCTCAAGACGGAACAGAAGGTGACACGTATCACTGCGCGCAGCCTGAACAAGTATCTCGGTGTACGCCGGTTTCGTTACGGGCGTGCCGAAGAAAACGATCAGATCGGACAGGTTACGGGCCTGGCGTGGACAGAAGTCGGTGGCGAATTGCTCACCATCGAAGCTGCGACAGTCGGTGGTAAGGGCAAGCTGATCCACACCGGTCAACTCGGTGACGTGATGCAGGAGTCGATCCAGGCCGCCATGACGGTCGTGCGCAGCCGCGCCAAGGTGCTGGGTGTCGACGAGGAGTTTCACCAGAAGATGGACGTGCATGTTCACGTGCCTGAGGGCGCCACGCCGAAAGACGGGCCCAGTGCCGGTGTCGGCATGTGTACAGCGCTGGTTTCCTCGCTCACGCGTATCCCGGTGCGATCCGATGTCGCCATGACCGGTGAGATCACGCTACGCGGCGAAGTGCTGCCTATTGGCGGACTGAAAGAGAAGCTGCTGGCTGCTCATCGTGGTGGCATCAATACCGTGCTGATCCCGATCGAGAACGAGAAGGACCTGGCCGACATACCGAAAAATATCAAGGACAAGCTCGAGATCCGCTGTGTCAAGTGGATCGACCAGGTGCTTGAAGTTGCGTTGCAGCACCCGCCGGTTGTCTCGAAAGGTGGCAAGGGTGGCAAGGAGAGATCGGAAAAAAGCCAATCGGAATCAAGTGATACGGTGCGGCCTCATTGA
- a CDS encoding HU family DNA-binding protein: protein MNKGELIEAVADAANLSHSEADRAVDAVISSITKTLQKGENVTLVGFGTFSVKRRAARTGRNPRTGEPLQIPASNAPGFKAGKGLKDAVN, encoded by the coding sequence ATGAATAAAGGCGAGTTGATAGAGGCCGTGGCTGATGCCGCTAATCTCTCACACAGTGAGGCTGACCGTGCCGTGGATGCGGTGATCAGCTCCATCACCAAGACCCTGCAGAAGGGCGAGAATGTCACCCTGGTCGGGTTTGGCACGTTCTCGGTCAAACGCCGCGCTGCCCGTACCGGTCGCAACCCGCGTACCGGCGAACCGCTGCAGATTCCGGCCAGTAACGCACCAGGTTTCAAGGCTGGCAAAGGCCTGAAGGATGCCGTAAACTAG
- a CDS encoding dicarboxylate/amino acid:cation symporter translates to MTTPWYRKLHWQILIGLLLGLIYGIIAAIQGWSDFTTDWISPWGRIFINLLTLIAVPLVLASLITGVASLADTRRLSRIGGRTIFIYLCTTLAALIIGLLLVNVVNPGATVPDEMREKLMQTYQDDAASRQDQASMAKERGPLQPLVDMVPSNVFASVSNNRSMLQVVFFALFAGVTLLMIPREKAQPLIDFFDAMTEMVIKMVEVIMRVAPFGVFCLLASTITDIAGDDPSQIIELLRALGLYGGVVIAALATHVVITYATILVLFTPKKIGEFFSAITPAQLVAFSTSSSGATLPVTMDVAEKKLGISEEVSSFVLPLGATINMDGTGLYQAVAAVFIAQTIGLDLDLTAQVTIVLTAMLASIGTAAVPSAGIVMLVIILESINVPAAGIALILGIDRILDMCRTVVNVTGDLTVATVVAGAEGQLREVGHSADTTADLA, encoded by the coding sequence ATGACGACACCGTGGTACCGCAAACTCCACTGGCAGATCCTGATCGGCCTGCTCCTGGGGCTGATCTACGGCATTATTGCGGCAATCCAGGGCTGGTCTGACTTTACTACTGACTGGATATCTCCGTGGGGCAGGATCTTTATCAACCTGCTGACGCTAATCGCGGTACCGCTGGTGCTGGCTTCCCTGATTACCGGGGTTGCGTCGCTGGCTGATACCCGGCGGCTGTCGCGCATTGGTGGCCGGACAATATTCATCTACCTCTGCACAACGCTCGCTGCACTGATTATCGGACTGCTGCTGGTCAACGTCGTCAATCCTGGCGCCACGGTGCCGGATGAGATGCGCGAAAAGCTGATGCAGACCTACCAGGATGACGCCGCCAGCCGCCAGGACCAGGCCAGCATGGCCAAAGAGCGCGGGCCACTGCAGCCACTGGTCGACATGGTTCCAAGCAATGTATTCGCGTCGGTATCCAACAATCGCAGCATGCTGCAGGTGGTGTTTTTTGCACTGTTTGCCGGCGTAACCCTGCTGATGATTCCACGGGAAAAAGCGCAGCCGCTAATAGACTTTTTCGACGCCATGACCGAGATGGTCATAAAGATGGTCGAAGTCATCATGCGCGTGGCGCCGTTCGGCGTCTTTTGCCTCCTGGCCTCGACGATAACCGACATTGCCGGCGACGACCCGTCGCAGATCATCGAGCTTCTGCGCGCGCTGGGCCTTTATGGCGGCGTCGTGATTGCAGCCCTGGCAACGCATGTAGTCATTACCTACGCCACGATACTTGTCCTGTTTACGCCAAAGAAGATTGGCGAGTTCTTCAGCGCCATTACGCCCGCACAGCTGGTGGCGTTCTCAACTTCGTCCAGCGGCGCCACCCTGCCGGTGACGATGGATGTGGCCGAAAAGAAACTTGGCATATCCGAAGAAGTATCGTCTTTCGTGCTGCCGCTGGGAGCAACGATAAACATGGATGGCACCGGGCTGTACCAGGCCGTCGCTGCCGTTTTTATCGCCCAGACTATCGGTCTGGACCTGGATCTGACTGCACAGGTAACAATCGTGCTGACCGCAATGCTTGCGTCCATTGGTACCGCCGCGGTGCCCAGCGCCGGTATCGTGATGCTGGTCATCATTCTCGAATCGATCAACGTACCGGCCGCGGGTATTGCATTGATCCTCGGCATCGATCGGATTCTCGACATGTGCCGCACCGTGGTCAACGTAACCGGCGACCTGACCGTTGCGACGGTAGTTGCCGGCGCCGAAGGGCAGCTGCGTGAAGTCGGCCATTCCGCCGACACCACCGCCGACCTGGCCTAG